A section of the Glandiceps talaboti chromosome 8, keGlaTala1.1, whole genome shotgun sequence genome encodes:
- the LOC144439251 gene encoding BMP-binding endothelial regulator protein-like, protein MADKYANVLKDLLEENVNTAEESWEDGCSDCGCKNGTAVCVDRVCPIPTCPLGQHSYKSPGQCCSSCIPDSETCTVSATGMYHTFDQHAYQFSGGCRYTLAQDCSGGDFSIHIMEENKTIGYNAQAHRRALFINIDCITVKIKYNGNVKVGDVSVRLPYSHLSPKVVDISRRKKNKIIVKTSVGVVVEWNMIGDINLFVPRSYEEKLCGLCGNMNHNDKDDETTRQFLPARTVNEFIHSWKYDGYKHCRRYGRVSLKRGSKTYRKNRPCWDKTIPEQLEARRRCSVMVDGAFRACFKVVNVRPYYKMCLEDVCTCAYNELCYCESVMAYVHECGRNGITLRNWKDKNLCATTCPEGMVYDHCGPPCPQTCDGSESRDPVCQNQPCVPKCQCPAGLLLHEGTCISRRMCPFTASKYMISSA, encoded by the exons gCTGAAGAAAGTTGGGAAGATGGTTGCTCAGACTGTGGGTGTAAGAATGGCACAGCAGTGTGTGTTGACAGAGTGTGTCCTATTCCAACATGTCCTCTG GGACAACATTCGTACAAATCTCCAGGACAGTGTTGTAGTTCCTGTATTCCAG ATTCAGAAACGTGTACAGTCAGTGCGACAGGGATGTATCACACCTTTGATCAACACGCTTACCAATTCAGTGGTGGTTGTCGTTATACTCTCGCCCAGGACTGTTCTGGAGGCGATTTCAGTATCCACATAATGGAGGAAAATAAAACGATCGGATACAATGCTCAGGCTCACCGCAGAGCTCTCTTTATCAACATCGACTGCATTACAGTAAAAATCAAATACAACGGGAATGTGAAAGTAGGTGATGTGTCAGTCCGATTGCCGTACAGTCATTTGAGTCCGAAGGTTGTCGACATTTCCCGacgaaagaaaaacaaaataatcgtGAAAACCTCGGTAGGGGTGGTCGTTGAGTGGAACATGATTGGTGACATTAATTTGTTCGTGCCTCGAAGCTATGAAGAAAAACTATGTGGTCTCTGTGGAAATATGAACCACAATGACAAAGACGACGAAACCACGCGACAATTCCTACCTGCTAGAACTGTGAATGAATTTATCCATAGTTGGAAATATGATGGTTACAAGCACTGTCGACGCTACGGACGTGTGTCATTGAAACGTGGGTCTAAAACCTACCGGAAAAATCGACCTTGTTGGGATAAGACAATTCCAGAACAACTGGAGGCGAGGCGTCGTTGCAGCGTTATGGTTGATGGTGCATTTCGAGCATGCTTTAAAGTGGTCAATGTCCGGCCCTACTATAAAATGTGTCTGGAAGATGTCTGTACGTGTGCCTATAACGAACTATGCTACTGTGAATCTGTAATGGCCTATGTGCATGAATGTGGGAGAAATGGAATCACACTACGCAATTGGAAAGACAAGAACTTATGTG caacaacctgTCCAGAAGGCATGGTTTATGATCACTGTGGCCCTCCCTGTCCTCAGACCTGTGATGGGTCTGAAAGTCGAGATCCTGTTTGTCAGAATCAACCATGTGTACCGAAGTGCCAATGTCCTGCAGGATTACTTCTACACGAAGGAACTTGTATTTCAAGACGAATGTGCCCTTTTACCGCGAGCAAATATATGATAAGCAGTGCATAG